Proteins from a single region of Ziziphus jujuba cultivar Dongzao chromosome 1, ASM3175591v1:
- the LOC107415172 gene encoding probable leucine-rich repeat receptor-like protein kinase At1g35710, translating into MELSVSISFVTVFSAILFSTNLANTEMHSSITTAASIQSVALKREAHALLHSGWWSGENTSSHHCQWPGITCNHHGSVTNISLHGELLWGKSLEELNFSSFPNLVHLDLGSARLVGEIPLKMSNISNLSHLDLSDNNLWGQLPPSLGNLSQLLMLDISSNKISGHIPGEFGCLMSLVTLKLRSNLLNGTIPPSLGLLTNLTELDISENSIEGELPLSLTNLSNLVKLDISSNYEINGSIPSEIGNMKKLTYLDLSSNQLSGHITSRIGAMKNLTYLDLSGNHLSGNVPPCLASTQLRIDFSYNSLEGQIPYEFSPYFANVSFFGNENLCSDITFTGVHPCSTKDSGDDKIIKIIFSISVFIVCAFLSVLLVYKYGYKNKKRPFGDTTTKNGDIFSIWNYDGKIAYEDIIQATEDFDIKYCIGTGGYGSVYKAQLPKGNIVALKKLHGSEAEEPSLRKSFMSEVRTLREIKHRSIIKLHGFCLHKKCMFLIYEYMERGSLFCMLSNDLEAVELDWKKRVTVIKDIAYALCYMHHECSPSIVHRDVSTNNILLNSSLEASVSDFGTARLLHSDTSNQTILAGTYGYIAPELAYTMVVTEKCDVYSFGVVALETLMGKHPRELLSAVSSSSSENLMLAQVLDQRLSPPTNRRVVQDIFLIVKIAFMCLLANPKYRPTMKQVSQEFLARGAPISSKTFRDISLSDLMNSQVYMDAESQV; encoded by the exons ATGGAACTCTCTGTTTCCATTTCTTTCGTTACAGTATTTTCGGCTATCCTTTTTTCCACCAATTTGGCCAACACTGAAATGCATTCTTCAATCACAACAGCAGCTTCTATTCAATCAGTGGCACTGAAACGAGAAGCACATGCTCTGCTCCATTCTGGGTGGTGGAGTGGTGAAAACACGTCAAGCCACCATTGCCAATGGCCTGGTATTACTTGCAACCATCATGGAAGCGTTACAAATATTTCTCTGCATGGTGAGCTTTTATGGGGAAAAAGCCTGGAGGAATTGAacttctcttctttcccaaatCTAGTTCATCTGGATCTTGGCAGTGCAAGACTCGTTGGGGAAATCCCACTGAAGATGAGTAATATTTCAAATCTATCCCACCTAGACCTCTCAGATAATAATCTTTGGGGTCAGTTACCTCCTTCACTGGGGAACCTTTCACAGTTACTGATGCTTGACATTTCTTCCAATAAAATCAGCGGTCACATTCCTGGAGAATTTGGCTGTTTGATGAGTCTCGTTACACTAAAATTGAGATCCAACCTTTTAAATGGTACAATCCCTCCGTCCCTTGGTCTCTTGACCAACCTTACTGAATTGGATATTTCTGAAAATTCAATCGAAGGTGAGTTACCTCTTTCATTGACAAACCTCTCCAATTTAGTGAAGCTTGATATTTCttcaaattatgaaattaatggtTCTATTCCCTCAGAAATAGGGAACATGAAGAAGTTGACATATCTGGATCTTAGTTCTAATCAACTCAGTGGTCACATTACCTCTAGAATAGGGGCTATGAAAAATTTGACATATCTGGATCTTAGTGGTAACCATCTAAGTGGTAACGTTCCCCCTTGTCTTGCATCCACGCAACTAAGAATTGACTTCTCTTACAATTCATTAGAAGGTCAAATCCCATATGAGTTTAGCCCCTACTTTGCAAATGTGTCATTCTTCGGCAATGAGAATTTATGTAGTGACATCACTTTCACAGGTGTCCATCCTTGCTCTACTAAGGATTCAGGTGATGATAAAATCATTAAGATCATCTTTTCCATATCAGTTTTCATTGTGTGTGCATTCCTTTCTGTACTTTTGGTCTACAAATAtggctacaaaaataaaaagagaccTTTTGGTGATACAACAACCAAAAATGgagatatattttcaatatggaATTATGATGGAAAAATTGCATACGAAGACATCATACAAGCAACGGAGGACTTTGACATCAAATATTGCATTGGAACTGGCGGTTATGGAAGTGTTTACAAAGCACAATTGCCCAAGGGCAATATAGTTGCATTGAAAAAACTTCATGGTTCAGAGGCTGAAGAACCATCTTTGAGGAAGAGTTTCATGAGCGAGGTAAGAACTTTGAGAGAAATAAAGCATAGAAGCATTATAAAACTTCATGGGTTCTGTTTACACAAGAAATGCATGTTTTTGATCTATGAATATATGGAAAGAGGAAGCTTGTTTTGCATGTTAAGCAATGATTTGGAGGCCGTGGAATTGGACTGGAAAAAGAGGGTGACCGTTATTAAAGACATAGCGTATGCCTTGTGTTACATGCATCATGAATGCAGTCCATCCATTGTTCATCGTGATGTAAGCACCAACAACATTCTACTAAACTCCTCACTCGAAGCTTCTGTTTCTGATTTTGGAACAGCTAGACTCCTCCATTCTGATACCTCCAACCAAACCATACTTGCTGGTACTTACGGTTATATTGCTCCGG AACTAGCTTACACCATGGTTGTAACTGAAAAATGCGATGTCTATAGTTTTGGAGTGGTGGCGCTTGAAACATTAATGGGTAAGCATCCAAGAGAATTGTTATCGGcagtatcatcatcatcatctgaaAATCTAATGCTAGCTCAAGTGCTAGACCAACGCCTATCACCACCGACAAATCGAAGGGTTGTGCAGGATATTTTTCTTATTGTCAAAATTGCGTTCATGTGCCTGCTTGCTAATCCAAAATATCGTCCGACAATGAAACAAGTATCTCAAGAGTTTCTTGCTCGTGGAGCACCAATATCATCCAAGACCTTTCGTGATATTTCACTTAGTGATCTCATGAATTCACAAGTGTATATGGATGCTGAAAGCCAAGTATGA